A single Kwoniella bestiolae CBS 10118 chromosome 8, complete sequence DNA region contains:
- a CDS encoding histone H3 — MARTKQTARKSTGGKAPRKQLATKAARKSTSKTQGAGTSGGVKKPHRYRPGTVALREIRRYQKSTELLIRKLPFQRLVREIAQDFKTDLRFQSSAVLALQEASEAYLVSLFEDTNLAAIHAKRVTIQPKDLQLARRLRGERS; from the exons ATGGCCCGAACCAAGCAAACCGCTCGAAAGTCCACTGGTGGTAAAGCCCCAAGAAAGCAAC TTGCCACCAAGGCTGCTAGAAAGTCCACCTCCAAGACTCAAGGTGCCGGTACCTCCGGTGGTGTCAAGAAGCCCCACAGATACAGACCTGGTACTGTCGCTCTCCGAGAAATTAGACGATACC AAAAATCCACTGAGCTCCTCATCCGAAAACTTCCTTTCCAACGATTAGTCAGGGAAATCGCTCAAGACTTCAAGACCGACTTGCGATTCCAATCTTCCGCTGTGCTCGCTCTTCAAGAAGCCTCTGAAGCCTACCTTGTCTCTCTC TTCGAAGACACCAACCTCGCTGCCATCCACGCTAAGAGAGTTACCATCCAACCCAAGGATCTTCAACTCGCCCGAAGACTCCGAGGTGAACGATCTTAa